In the Doryrhamphus excisus isolate RoL2022-K1 chromosome 2, RoL_Dexc_1.0, whole genome shotgun sequence genome, TCTCCAGGTGGCCTGGGCAGGAATCTCTGCAGTGGGAGGAGCTTCATTGGATCTATATAAAACTGAAAACACAGTTTAATAGAGCAATGCAAAATAACATGTATTTAATTTGGATGCAATGTTTACCTTCTGCATCTTCTTAAACGAAGACGCCTTCATATTTTCAGACAGTTTGACGGAAAAATACTGAGGGTTTGTGTTAAGTAGATTGTGAGCAGCAATGTTGTTGATGTAAATTAACACTGAAGTGGAAGACAGATAAATAGAAAGGATACAAAGTCCCGCAGCTGTCCAAATATCTCGTCCACCTTCCCGATCTGTTCCTTGTTTTCCAGGTACACTGGCGCGTTGAAGTAAGGAACTTTGTTTTCATCTGTTGTGCATTTGCACACAATGTCATCCTCACATGGGTGCATGAATTCTCCTACAGCTGTGGAGGCAGCGAAGTAAACATTAGAACACTTGATGTGACGCAATTTTGCACCAGTTGCGAAAACGTCTACAGTATCGGAACAAAGTAAACCCAGGATCTCTATGGTACTGGCCCACAGTGCTATTTGTCACATTAACCCACCAACAACATATTCCGGGGGTCCAAAGTCTTGCTGTCTGTTATAACCTCCTCTTCCACCACCCCTGCCGCCGCCATAGCCTCCTCTGCCGCCGCCATAGCCTCCTCTGCCACCCCCACCACGGTTAAATCCTCCACCTCTTCCACCTcgtcctccacctcctctgaACGACATTCTTCAGGTGATCTACAAAAACAGAAAGATAatattatatcaaaataaactaCAGGTCATTTGGTACGAAGGATGATGGCGAGTTGACCGGACAACACAATGTATGGCTTAGCTAGCTACGTTAGCTAGCCCGACCATGTAAACATATATACACAATTTGCAAAAGAAATAATGCAACATTCTATACATAGCTATCTTAACACACAAAGACTGTAAATTTAACATACAACGCATATAACTATGCAAAGTATGTTCATTGTGTCCCGTGTTCATGACTTACAACTTCAGCAGCTGCTACAGACTCCAACGATCCTCCATGCGACCACAACACGTGTGACTACAATCTGCCGTAAAGCGCTACAGCCATGTCGAAAAAACGGAAACAGTCGTAAACTGTACACTGTAAGGGAGATGTTTGTAGACCCCAGCTAAAAACAAATTGCAGTAAATTAGAAAGATATGATATCCCATGGTAAAGCAATCTGCCCAAGCGggctttaattatttatattaaggATTCTAGAAAATAGGATTGCCGATTCGGCGGTACTTTCATTGAACAGTCGTGTCGTGGAGTAGAAaatccgccatgatggtgagcaagaGGTGACAATAGTGTACAGTGTATTCACTAGCTCTGagctgaatataaaataaagtgaTGCGCTTTGCGTACACTTTGATAAAATGGATTTATGTTGAGGCTGGAAGAGTGTGCAGGATTTCCCAAAGCTGGGAGACAACTACATGAAGAAGATGCGACAGCTGGATGAGTTCATCACTCACAAACTCCCACTTGAGCAAACTAATGTGGCCTTTGAGCGGTTGGCATACA is a window encoding:
- the gar1 gene encoding H/ACA ribonucleoprotein complex subunit 1; the protein is MSFRGGGGRGGRGGGFNRGGGGRGGYGGGRGGYGGGRGGGRGGYNRQQDFGPPEYVVAVGEFMHPCEDDIVCKCTTDENKVPYFNAPVYLENKEQIGKVDEIFGQLRDFYFSVKLSENMKASSFKKMQKFYIDPMKLLPLQRFLPRPPGEKGPPRGGRGGGRGGGRGGRGGGFRGGRGGGGRGGGFGGGGGFGGGGGFGGRGGGFRGRGGGGGGRGFRGGR